A region from the Arachis ipaensis cultivar K30076 chromosome B01, Araip1.1, whole genome shotgun sequence genome encodes:
- the LOC107612953 gene encoding LOW QUALITY PROTEIN: pentatricopeptide repeat-containing protein At2g16880-like (The sequence of the model RefSeq protein was modified relative to this genomic sequence to represent the inferred CDS: inserted 2 bases in 1 codon): MDLFITYNTILDAXKGQLSKVREVLLEMKGSGVSPNRNPYNILVHGYCKLRRLKEAAEVVDVMSANGMVPDIWTYNIIMRGLCDEGKVKEAISLRDDMESLRVMPDEVTYNTLIDGCFQWRGSVEAFKLVEKMKGKGVKPNAVTHNIMVKWYCKEGKMDEAGCVVAKIVESGFSPDCFTYNTMINGYCKAGNLGEAFKMMDEMGRKGLKMDTFTLNTIVNKLCMEKLLKEAYELTVKAAKRGYILDEVTYETLIMGYFKNDQTNNTLKLWDEMKEKGIISSVVTYNTIIRGLCHSLKTDQAIDKLNELLDKGLATDEATCNIIIHGFCWEGAAEKAFLFYNRMVENSFKPDVITCNILLRGLCKHAIKILYSAFHV; the protein is encoded by the exons aTGGATTTATTTATCACTTACAATACTATTCTTGATGC TAAGGGCCAATTGAGTAAGGTTAGGGAGGTTTTGCTAGAGATGAAAGGTAGCGGGGTTTCCCCAAATAGGAACCCCTATAATATCTTGGTTCATGGCTATTGTAAGTTGAGGAGGTTGAAGGAGGCTGCCGAggttgttgatg TGATGAGTGCAAACGGCATGGTACCAGATATTTGGACTTATAATATAATCATGAGGGGTTTGTGCGATGAGGGGAAGGTCAAGGAGGCGATTAGCCTTAGGGATGATATGGAGAGCCTGAGGGTGATGCCGGATGAGGTTACCTACAATACTCTGATTGACGGGTGTTTCCAGTGGCGGGGGAGTGTGGAGGCATTCAAGTTGGTTGAGAAAATGAAGGGAAAGGGAGTCAAGCCGAACGCGGTGACTCACAATATAATGGTGAAGTGGTACTGTAAGGAAGGTAAGATGGATGAAGCCGGCTGTGTCGTGGCAAAGATAGTAGAGAGTGGGTTTTCACCGGACTGTTTTACTTATAATACTATGATCAATGGTTATTGTAAAGCAGGAAATCTGGGAGAAGCTTTTAAGATGATGGATGAAATGGGGAGGAAAGGTTTAAAGATGGATACTTTTACTCTGAACACTATAGTGAACAAATTGTGCATGGAGAAGCTACTCAAAGAGGCATACGAGTTGACTGTGAAGGCCGCAAAGCGAGGTTATATTCTCGATGAGGTAACCTATGAAACTCTAATCATGGGATACTTTAAAAATGATCAAACAAACAACACTCTGAAGCTTTGGGATGAGATGAAGGAGAAGGGGATCATTTCTAGTGTTGTCACTTATAATACTATAATTAGGGGGTTGTGTCATTCTTTAAAAACTGATCAGGCTATAGATAAATTGAATGAGCTTTTAGATAAAGGTTTGGCCACCGATGAAGCTACGTGTAACATAATTATCCATGGTTTCTGCTGGGAGGGAGCAGCGGAGAAAGCATTCTTGTTCTATAACAGAATGGTTGAGAACTCATTCAAGCCTGATGTTATTACATGTAACATTCTTCTTCGAGGGCTTTGCAAACATG CCATAAAAATACTGTATTCTGCTTTTCATGTTTGA